In Chaetodon trifascialis isolate fChaTrf1 chromosome 2, fChaTrf1.hap1, whole genome shotgun sequence, one DNA window encodes the following:
- the syngr2b gene encoding synaptogyrin-2b: MEETGGASAYGVSLAGGGFDFSKFVRQPQTIVRLLSWIFAMVVFACITTEGYINTAHSAEAKCIFNQNDSACQYAVGIGVIAFLACVAFLVLDVYVPFMSNAQERKYAVMADLGFSGVWTFLWFVCFCLLASQWGRTHDVRGIPMDAARATVAFSFFSIATWGILTYFALGRFRRGVHEVTIPTYSEPPPDHHTPYPPTYAPTSYIPTTYTPTTYTAYPSNVPDMHQQPPFTPNPQPQGDAGYQPPSY, encoded by the exons ATGGAGGAGACGGGCGGTGCAAGTGCGTACGGGGTTTCGCTCGCTGGAGGAGGCTTCGACTTCTCCAAGTTTGTCCGGCAACCACAAACCATCGTGCGCCTGCTCAGCTGG ATTTTTGCCATGGTGGTGTTTGCCTGCATCACAACAGAGGGATACATCAACACTGCCCACAGTGCTGAGGCGAAGTGCATCTTCAACCAGAATGACTCGGCCTGTCAGTATGCTGTCGGCATCGGGGTGATTGCCTTCCTGGCATGTGTGGCCTTCCTGGTGTTGGATGTTTATGTGCCTTTCATGAGCAATGCACAGGAGAGGAAGTATGCTGTCATGGCAGACCTGGGATTCTCAG gGGTGTGGACCTtcctgtggtttgtgtgtttctgcctgttgGCCAGTCAGTGGGGTCGCACGCATGATGTCAGAGGTATCCCCATGGACGCTGCACGCGCCACTGTGGCCTTCTCATTCTTCTCTATCGCCACCTGG GGAATCCTGACCTATTTTGCCTTGGGTCGTTTCCGCCGTGGCGTTCATGAAGTTACTATCCCAACCTACTCGGAGCCTCCTCCAGATCACCACACCCCCTACCCCCCAACCTATGCCCCCACCTCCTACATCCCCACTACCTACACCCCTACCACTTACACAGCCTATCCCAGCAATGTGCCCGACATGCACCAGCAGCCTCCTTTCACCCCAAACCCCCAACCGCAAGGAGACGCCGGCTACCAGCCGCCCAGCTACTGA